A genome region from Natronobeatus ordinarius includes the following:
- a CDS encoding multidrug transporter, with amino-acid sequence MVSKYQDQSSVITAFGILIATVAIVGTQFFGWEWGDGRLIPTIIGVVVAGIAVIVVARRVVG; translated from the coding sequence ATGGTCTCCAAGTATCAAGACCAGTCGTCCGTGATTACTGCGTTCGGCATACTCATAGCTACCGTCGCTATTGTGGGAACGCAGTTCTTCGGTTGGGAGTGGGGAGATGGACGACTCATTCCAACGATCATCGGCGTCGTTGTTGCCGGAATTGCTGTCATTGTTGTTGCCAGAAGAGTAGTGGGCTGA